In the genome of Arthrobacter sp. PAMC25284, the window GTGGTCCACGAGCTTCGCGGCCGCGGCCGCCGGCTCTACGGCTCCAGTGTTGCCGTGCTGGCCGGCAAGGGCAATAACGGCGGCGATGGGCTCTTCACCGCTGCGCTGCTGGCCCGGCGGGGCCTGCGGGCGACGGCGATACTTACCGCCGGCGCCGCCCACGAGGCCGGCCTGGCGGAATTTCGCCGCGCCGGCGGGCACGTCCTGGCCCTGACAGCGGATAACATCTCGGAGCTTGCCGCTGCGGCGGCGGGCGCCGACGTCGTCATTGACGCAGTACTCGGAACCGGGGCCCAAGGCGGACTCCGGGGACTGGCCGGGACCCTGCTGGAACGGCTGACGGGGTCGGTCCCGGGGCTCGTGGTTGCCTGCGACATCCCCAGCGGCCTGGACGCGGACACCGGCGAGGTGAACGAGCCGGTCCTGCCGGCGGACGTGACAGTGACATTCGGTGCTGCCAAGGCGGGCCTGCTCGCCGATCCCGGCGCTGATTTCGCCGGGCGTGTCCACGTCGTCCCGATCGGGATGGAGGCGGCGTTGCCGGAACCTGCGCTGCGCAGGCTGGAAGCCCAGGACCTCCACCGGCTCCGGCCTCAGCCTGTCCGGCGGTCACACAAGTACACCCGGGGGGTTCTAGGCGTCGTGGCCGGCTCGGAGCGGTATCCGGGTGCTGCGGTTCTGGCGTGCAGGGGCGCGCTCGCCGCGGGCGCCGGCATGGTTCGCTACCTTGGCCCGCCCGACGTCGCGGACCTGGTCCGCGAGTCGTGCCCGGAGGTGGTCTGCGGGCAGGGAAGTTCGGCTGAAGCCCACGTTCAAGCGTGGGTCCTGGGCCCCGGAGTTGACGAATCGGCCGGTGACCAACTCCAGCGCATCCGCGATGCCGCCGCCACGGGCCTGCCCGTAGTGGCCGACGCCGGGGCGCTGCCCGCCTTGCCGCGCATCCTCGCCCCCCACCAGATCCTGACCCCGCACATTGGCGAACTGGCGGCCCTGCTGGCCGGCTACGGTGTTGAGTCTGACCGGGCCCGACTCGAAGGCGCCACCCTTGCCGCAGCCCGCCGCGGAGCGGCCCTGACCGGCGCGACCGTGTTGCTCAAGGGCGCCACGACCCTCGTGGCCGCTCCCGGAGGCACCGTGTTCAGCCAGTCCGAAGCCACGCCATGGATGGCGACCGCCGGCAGCGGCGATGTCCTCGCCGGCGTGCTCGGCGCACTCCTGGCGCAACTGTCCGGGAGCGCCACCATGGACCACGTTCCGTGCGGGGACCGCTGGGCGGCGATAGCGGCGATGGCCGCCAGCCTCCACGGCCGGGCAGGAGCCATGGCCTCCGCCGGGGGTCCAGTGACGGCGACCGCCGTCGCCCGTGCCATCCCTGAGGTCATACGGCACATGTAGCAGAGGGCGTCCGCAACGCACCCAGCCAAATACTAAGGCGACTTACCAGTAGTCTGTCTAGAGATAAACCGCACGAACGAGGAGTAAATATGGAAGTCTGGCCCGGATCGGCTTACCCTTTGGGAGCCACTTTTGACGGCACCGGCACGAACTTTGCCCTGTTCAGCGAACGCGCCGAAAAAGTCGAGTTGTGTCTCCTGTCCGATGATCTCACCGAGACCCGGATCGAACTGACCGAAATCGACGGCTACGTTTGGCACTGTTACCTGCCGCACGTCCAGCCCGGGCAAAAATACGGCTACCGGGTACACGGCGAATACGAACCGGACCACGGCAACCGGTTCAACCCGAACAAACTGCTGATGGACCCCTATGCCAAGGCGATCCAGGGCAAGATTGACTGGGACCAGGCGCTCTTCTCCTACAACTTCGGCGACCCCTTGTCCCGCAATGACGCCGACTCGGCGCCCCACACCATGCACGGCGTGGTCATCAACCCCTTCTTCAACTGGGACGGCGACCGGCAGCTGCGGATCCCGTACCACGAGTCGGTCATTTATGAAGCCCACGTCAAGGGCCTGACGGAGTTGCACCCGGACATCCCGGAGGACCAGCGCGGCACCTACGCGGGCGTGTCCCACCCCGCCGTGATCGACCACCTTAAGAAGCTTGGGATTACCGCGATCGAGCTGATGCCGGTGCACCAGTTCGTCAACGACGGCACCCTCGAGGAAAAAGACCTCAACAACTACTGGGGCTACAACACCATCGGGTTCTTCGCGCCCCAGAACACCTACAGCTCCACTGGCGACGTCGGGCACCAGGTCCAGGAATTCAAAGCCATGGTTCGCGACCTGCACCGGGCCGGAATCGAGGTCATCCTCGATGTGGTCTACAACCACACCGCGGAAGGCAACCACCTCGGCCCCACCCTGTCCTTCAAGGGCATCGACAACGCCGCCTACTACCGGCTGGTGGACGACGACCAGAAGCACTACATGGACTACACCGGCACGGGTAACTCCCTCAATGTCCGCCACCCGCACTCCCTGCAGCTGCTCATGGACTCCCTGCGGTACTGGGTGACCGAAATGCACGTGGATGGGTTCCGCTTCGACCTCGCCTCCACCCTGGCCCGCGAGTTCTACGACGTGGACAAGCTCTCCACCTTCTTCGAACTGATCCAGCAGGACCCGATCGTCTCCCAGGTGAAACTGATCGCCGAACCATGGGACGTTGGCCCCGGCGGCTACCAGGTGGGCAACTTCCCGCCGCAGTGGACCGAGTGGAACGGAAAATACCGCGACACGGTCCGGGACTTCTGGCGCGGTGAACCGTCCACCCTGGGTGAATTCGCTTCCCGGCTGACCGGCTCGGCGGACCTTTACGAAAGCTCGGCCCGGCGCCCGGTGGCCTCCATTAACTTCGTCACAGCCCATGACGGCTTCACGATGCGGGACCTCGTGTCCTACAACGAGAAACGCAATGACGCCAACGGCGAGGGCAACAACGACGGCGAATCGCACAACCGGTCCTGGAACTGTGGTGCCGAAGGCGAAACGGACGACGACACGGTTTTGACGCTCCGCGCCCGCCAGCAGCGGAACTTCATCGCCACCCTGCTGCTCTCCCAGGGCGTCCCGATGCTGCTGCACGGCGACGAACTGGGCCGCACCCAGCAGGGCAACAACAACACCTACTGCCAGGACTCCGAGCTCAGCTGGGTGCACTGGGATGCCATGGATCAGCCGCTCGTGGAGTTCACGGCGTTCGTCAACAAGATCCGCCACGACCACCCGATTTTCCGGCGGAGCCGTTTCTTCGACGGCCGCCCCGTACGCCGCGGCGAAGGCGAAAAACTTCCCGACATCGTCTGGCTCAACACGGACGGCCAGGAAATGCTGCCGGAGGACTGGGACAGCGGTTTCGGCCGGACCATCGGCGTGTTCTACAACGGCCACGGGATCCAGGAACAGGACTCCCGGGGCCGCCGGATCACCGACGACAGCTTCCTGCTGGCCTTCAACGCCCACGACGACAACGTGGACTTTGTCATCCCGGCAGACGAGTACTCGCCGCTCTGGGAGATCCTGGTGGATACGGCCGACCAGACCTACGCCCATGAACAGCTCAAGGCCGGTTCGGTCCTGAAGCTGGCCGCGAAGTCCCTCGTGGTACTTCGCGCCTACTCCGGCCCCGAGGTGGAGGTCGACTACTCCGCCGCCGCATCCCTGGCGGCCCGGACGGACACTTCCGGAGATGAGGCTCCCGAGGAGGAAGCTTCCGCTCCCGAGGAGGCTCCGGAGGCGGAAGCTCCCGCTCCCGAGGAAGCACCCGCCGCGGAGGAGGAAACCCCCGCTTCTGAGGAGGCACCCGCCGCGGCACCTTCCGCAAAGACCGCACTCGGGAAGGGCGCCAAGGGCCGCAACGGGCGGAAGGCCCGGGGCAGGAAGGGATCGGCTTCATGAGAACGCCAATCTCCACTTACCGGTTGCAGATCCGCAGCGGCTTTACGCTGCAGGATGCCGCCACGACCGTGCCGTACCTCAAATCACTGGGCGTCGACTGGGTCTACCTCTCTCCCATCCTGACCGCGGAGCAGGGCTCGGACCACGGCTACGACGTGACTGATCCCGCCGCCATCGACCCGGAGCGCGGCGGCCCCGAGGGGCTGCTCGCACTCTCGACGGCCGCCCGGGAAGCCGGCCTCGGTGTCCTCGTGGACATCGTGCCCAACCATGTCGGCGTTGCCACTCCCGTCCAGAACCCCTGGTGGTGGTCGCTCCTGCAGGAAGGCAGGCAGTCCCGCTATGCCCCGGCGTTCGACGTCGACTGGGACTTCGGCGGCGGCCGTATCCGGATCCCGGTACTGGGTTCCGATGACGACCTTGGGGCGTTGGAAGTCGTTGACGGGGAACTGCGGTACTACGATCACCGGTTCCCGCTCGCCGAGGGCAGCTACACCGACGGCGACGATCCGCGGCAGGTCCACGACCGGCAGCACTACGAACTGGTCTTCTGGCGCCGCGCGGATGACGAATTGAACTACCGGCGGTTCTTTGCAGTCAACACGCTCGCCGGCATCCGGGTGGAAGACCCAGAGGTCTTCGACGAAGCCCATGCCGAGGTGGTCCGCTGGTTCCGGGAAGGGCTCGTGCACGGGCTCCGGATCGACCACCCGGACGGCCTGGCCGATCCGGAGGGCTACCTGCACCGGCTGCGGGAGGTCACCGGCGGCAGCTACCTGCTGATCGAGAAAATTCTGGAACCGGGGGAGGTGCTGCCGGGCGGCTTCGACTGTGAAGGCACCACCGGTTATGACGCCCTCGCCGACGTGGACCGCGTGTTCATCGACGCCGGAGGACAGGCGGCGCTCGACGCGCTCGACGCCGAACTCCGGGACGGCCGGTCCGCCGACTACGAGGAGATGATCCACGGCACGAAGCGGCGCATCACCGACGGAATTCTGCACTCCGAAATGCGCCGGCTGGCCCGCCTGCTGCCCGCCGGGACGGACATCACGGCAGACACCGCGGCCGACGCGCTGTCGGAGATCATTGCCGCCTTCCCGGTGTACCGCAGCTACCTCCCGGAGGGTGGGGGCATCCTGAAGGACGCCTGCGACCTCGCCGCCCGGCGTCGGCCGGACCTGTCGGACGCCCTCGAGCGCCTGCTGCCGCTGCTGCGCGACGCCTCGGCGGAGCTGGGCCGCCGCTTCCAGCAAACCTCCGGGATGGTCATGGCCAAGGGGGTCGAGGACACGGCGTTCTTCCGCTACACGCGGCTGGGGACGCTGACCGAAGTCGGCGCCGACCCGACGGAATTCGCTGTCACACCGGAGGAATTCCACACCAGGATGACCCGCCGCCAGGCTGAACTGCCGCTGTCCATGACCACGCTCAGTACCCACGACACCAAGCGCAGCGAGGACACCCGGGCCCGGATCTCGGTCCTCGCCGAACTCGGCCCGCAGTGGGCCGCGTCCCTGCGACGGCTGCAGGAACTGGCCCCGTTGCCGGACGGACCGCTGGCCAACCTGCTCTGGCAGGCTATTGCCGGCGCCTGGCCGGCCAGCCGGGAACGGCTGCAGTCCTACGCGCAGAAGGCCGCCCGCGAAGCGGGAAATTCGACCGACTGGCTGGACCCTGACCCGGAGTTCGAAGCAAAACTCAGTGACGCTGTGGACGCCGCATTCGACAACGACGAGGTCCGTTCGGAACTGGAGTCTCTCGTGGCGCGGCTGACCCCTTACGGGGCCGTCAACGCCCTGGGCGCGAAACTCGTCCAGCTGACCATGCCCGGTGTCCCCGACGTGTACCAGGGCACCGAGTTCTGGGACCGGTCCCTGACCGACCCGGACAACCGCCGTGCGTTCGACTTCGGCGCCCGCCGCGACGCCCTCGCCGCCCTCGACGCCGGCGAGCGGCCGGCGTCGTACCTCGACGAGACCACCAAGCTGTTGGTGACCTCCCGGGCCCTGCGGCTTCGGCGGGACCGGCCCGAGCTGTTCACCGGCTACCGTCCGGTGGCCGCCCGGGGTGCCGCGGCCGCGCATCTGCTCGGATTCGACCGCGGAGCGGACGGACCCGGCGCTATGGCGCTGGCCACCCGGTTGCCGCGCGGGCTCGAGGAGTCGGGCGGCTGGCGTGAGACGAGCATCGAACTCGCCGTCGGCATGCGCGATGAACTGACGGGGAACGCTTTTCCCGCCGGGACCGTGAACGTGGCCGACATCCTTGCCGGTTATCCCGTGGCGCTGCTGGTCCCTGCCGCATAGGGCGCCGGCCGACGCAACGCCAAACTGACTGACGAACCGACCCGGGGAACGGAAGCAAGCCATGACTTTGTCTGCACAAGGAACTGAACGATTCAACCTTTGGGCGCCGGAGGCCCAGTCCGTCACGCTGCTCGCGGACGGGCGGCACCACCCGATGGCCCGGGTCGTGGCGGCCGGACCGGACGCCGGTGCGGCGGCCGGCGCCGGCGCGGACGGCTGGTGGGCGGCCCCGGACGCGCCCGCGACCGGGGAGGTCGACTACGGCTATCTCCTCGACGGGGACGGCACCCCGCTGCCGGACCCGCGCTCGCGGCGCCAGCCCGAGGGTGTGCATTCCCTGTCCCGGACTTTTGATCCTTCGGCGCATACCTGGTCCGAGGGGCAGTGGGCCGGACGGGAGCTCAAGGGTGCGGTCATTTACGAACTGCACCTCGGGACCTTCACCCCGGAGGGGACACTGGACGCCGCAGCCGGGAAACTGGACTATCTCGTGGATCTCGGCGTCGACATCATCGAGCTGCTGCCCGTCAACGGCTTCAACGGCACCCACAACTGGGGCTATGACGGAGTCCTCTGGTACGCCGTGCACGAGGGCTACGGCGGGCCGGCAGCGTACCAGCGGTTCGTGGACGCCGCCCACGCGGCCGGATTGGGCGTCATCCAGGACGTGGTCTACAACCACCTCGGCCCCAGCGGGAACTACCTGCAGCGGTTCGGGCCGTACCTCAAGTCCGGCGAAGGCAACACGTGGGGTGACTCGGTCAACCTCGACGGCCCGGGCTCCGACGTCGTCCGCGACTACATCCTGGATAACGCCGCCATGTGGCTGCGGGACTACCGGGTGGACGGCCTGCGGCTCGATGCCGTGCACGCCTTCAAGGATGAGCGCGCCGTGCATCTTCTGGAGGACTTCGGTGCCCTCGCCGACGCCGTGACCGCGGAGACCGGACGCCCGGCGACCATGATTGCCGAATCCGACCTGAACGACCCGCGGCTGCTCTACCCGCGGGCGGACAACGGCTACGGCCTGGCCGGACAGTGGAGTGATGACTTCCACCACGCCGTCCACGTCAACGTCAGCGGCGAAACCACCGGCTACTACGAGGACTTTGGCTCGCTGGAGGCGCTCGCGAAGGTCCTGAAACGCGGATTCTTCCATGACGGCAGCTATTCGAGCTTCCGCGGCCGGCACCACGGCCGGCCCGTCGACGCCGCCCGCGTCCATCCGTCCGCCCTGGTGGTCTGCAGCCAAAACCACGACCAGATCGGCAACCGCGCCACCGGGGACCGGCTCTCCCAGT includes:
- a CDS encoding NAD(P)H-hydrate epimerase, with product MISAYTGTQIREAEKPFLADGVGAVLMQRAAYGLANTVVHELRGRGRRLYGSSVAVLAGKGNNGGDGLFTAALLARRGLRATAILTAGAAHEAGLAEFRRAGGHVLALTADNISELAAAAAGADVVIDAVLGTGAQGGLRGLAGTLLERLTGSVPGLVVACDIPSGLDADTGEVNEPVLPADVTVTFGAAKAGLLADPGADFAGRVHVVPIGMEAALPEPALRRLEAQDLHRLRPQPVRRSHKYTRGVLGVVAGSERYPGAAVLACRGALAAGAGMVRYLGPPDVADLVRESCPEVVCGQGSSAEAHVQAWVLGPGVDESAGDQLQRIRDAAATGLPVVADAGALPALPRILAPHQILTPHIGELAALLAGYGVESDRARLEGATLAAARRGAALTGATVLLKGATTLVAAPGGTVFSQSEATPWMATAGSGDVLAGVLGALLAQLSGSATMDHVPCGDRWAAIAAMAASLHGRAGAMASAGGPVTATAVARAIPEVIRHM
- the glgX gene encoding glycogen debranching protein GlgX; this encodes MEVWPGSAYPLGATFDGTGTNFALFSERAEKVELCLLSDDLTETRIELTEIDGYVWHCYLPHVQPGQKYGYRVHGEYEPDHGNRFNPNKLLMDPYAKAIQGKIDWDQALFSYNFGDPLSRNDADSAPHTMHGVVINPFFNWDGDRQLRIPYHESVIYEAHVKGLTELHPDIPEDQRGTYAGVSHPAVIDHLKKLGITAIELMPVHQFVNDGTLEEKDLNNYWGYNTIGFFAPQNTYSSTGDVGHQVQEFKAMVRDLHRAGIEVILDVVYNHTAEGNHLGPTLSFKGIDNAAYYRLVDDDQKHYMDYTGTGNSLNVRHPHSLQLLMDSLRYWVTEMHVDGFRFDLASTLAREFYDVDKLSTFFELIQQDPIVSQVKLIAEPWDVGPGGYQVGNFPPQWTEWNGKYRDTVRDFWRGEPSTLGEFASRLTGSADLYESSARRPVASINFVTAHDGFTMRDLVSYNEKRNDANGEGNNDGESHNRSWNCGAEGETDDDTVLTLRARQQRNFIATLLLSQGVPMLLHGDELGRTQQGNNNTYCQDSELSWVHWDAMDQPLVEFTAFVNKIRHDHPIFRRSRFFDGRPVRRGEGEKLPDIVWLNTDGQEMLPEDWDSGFGRTIGVFYNGHGIQEQDSRGRRITDDSFLLAFNAHDDNVDFVIPADEYSPLWEILVDTADQTYAHEQLKAGSVLKLAAKSLVVLRAYSGPEVEVDYSAAASLAARTDTSGDEAPEEEASAPEEAPEAEAPAPEEAPAAEEETPASEEAPAAAPSAKTALGKGAKGRNGRKARGRKGSAS
- the treY gene encoding malto-oligosyltrehalose synthase: MRTPISTYRLQIRSGFTLQDAATTVPYLKSLGVDWVYLSPILTAEQGSDHGYDVTDPAAIDPERGGPEGLLALSTAAREAGLGVLVDIVPNHVGVATPVQNPWWWSLLQEGRQSRYAPAFDVDWDFGGGRIRIPVLGSDDDLGALEVVDGELRYYDHRFPLAEGSYTDGDDPRQVHDRQHYELVFWRRADDELNYRRFFAVNTLAGIRVEDPEVFDEAHAEVVRWFREGLVHGLRIDHPDGLADPEGYLHRLREVTGGSYLLIEKILEPGEVLPGGFDCEGTTGYDALADVDRVFIDAGGQAALDALDAELRDGRSADYEEMIHGTKRRITDGILHSEMRRLARLLPAGTDITADTAADALSEIIAAFPVYRSYLPEGGGILKDACDLAARRRPDLSDALERLLPLLRDASAELGRRFQQTSGMVMAKGVEDTAFFRYTRLGTLTEVGADPTEFAVTPEEFHTRMTRRQAELPLSMTTLSTHDTKRSEDTRARISVLAELGPQWAASLRRLQELAPLPDGPLANLLWQAIAGAWPASRERLQSYAQKAAREAGNSTDWLDPDPEFEAKLSDAVDAAFDNDEVRSELESLVARLTPYGAVNALGAKLVQLTMPGVPDVYQGTEFWDRSLTDPDNRRAFDFGARRDALAALDAGERPASYLDETTKLLVTSRALRLRRDRPELFTGYRPVAARGAAAAHLLGFDRGADGPGAMALATRLPRGLEESGGWRETSIELAVGMRDELTGNAFPAGTVNVADILAGYPVALLVPAA
- the treZ gene encoding malto-oligosyltrehalose trehalohydrolase codes for the protein MTLSAQGTERFNLWAPEAQSVTLLADGRHHPMARVVAAGPDAGAAAGAGADGWWAAPDAPATGEVDYGYLLDGDGTPLPDPRSRRQPEGVHSLSRTFDPSAHTWSEGQWAGRELKGAVIYELHLGTFTPEGTLDAAAGKLDYLVDLGVDIIELLPVNGFNGTHNWGYDGVLWYAVHEGYGGPAAYQRFVDAAHAAGLGVIQDVVYNHLGPSGNYLQRFGPYLKSGEGNTWGDSVNLDGPGSDVVRDYILDNAAMWLRDYRVDGLRLDAVHAFKDERAVHLLEDFGALADAVTAETGRPATMIAESDLNDPRLLYPRADNGYGLAGQWSDDFHHAVHVNVSGETTGYYEDFGSLEALAKVLKRGFFHDGSYSSFRGRHHGRPVDAARVHPSALVVCSQNHDQIGNRATGDRLSQSLGYGQLALAAVATLTSPFTPMLFMGEEYGAGTPWQFFTSHPEPELGKATAEGRIKEFERMGWDPAVVPDPQDPETFIRSKLDWSETGEGDHARLLDLYRALIALRRATPNLTGLGFAETAVDFSEADGWLLLRRGSTEVAMNFSAEPQQVTVAGASITLATDDGVRLAAGRLDLPGHSAAIISE